A region from the Hypericibacter adhaerens genome encodes:
- a CDS encoding glycosyltransferase: MSGPVVLQVMPTLAHASDRIALDIAGAVHHEGGTALIASSGGPFVAELPRSGARHHRITLDRRNPLGMLASASKLVRLIRSDSVDIVHARGLHAAWPAYLAARRTAKPFVTTFDLGGPADGAFDRFYAAALARGDRVIAVSEFAARLAYEQHKVDDRRLRLVRRGIDTETFDPSHVTAPRMIRLARLWGLPDDLPVLMLPGRLMPHNGHALLIDALARIKNRAFHCLVVGAEGDDPGYSGEIEERARAAGLNGRFHIVPECRDMAAAYMLADVVLSAAPAPEAFSLVLAEAQAMGRPVVSIDRGSAREQVAGNEMAWLVPPEDPAALASAIGRALDLDPDLRARLAAETAQRAQARYARTTMCAGTLAVYRELMERPSPHPAPALTEASIPS; encoded by the coding sequence ATGAGCGGGCCGGTTGTTCTCCAGGTGATGCCGACCTTGGCGCATGCCTCGGATCGTATCGCGCTGGACATCGCGGGGGCGGTGCATCACGAGGGCGGCACGGCGCTGATCGCGTCGAGCGGCGGCCCGTTCGTGGCCGAGCTGCCGCGCTCGGGCGCGCGCCATCATCGCATCACGCTCGATCGCCGCAATCCTCTGGGCATGCTGGCCTCCGCCTCGAAGCTGGTGCGGCTGATCCGCAGCGACTCCGTCGACATCGTCCATGCGCGTGGCCTTCACGCCGCCTGGCCCGCCTATCTGGCGGCGCGCCGCACGGCCAAGCCCTTCGTCACGACATTCGATCTCGGCGGCCCGGCCGACGGCGCCTTCGATCGCTTCTATGCCGCGGCGCTGGCGCGCGGCGACCGCGTCATCGCGGTCTCCGAATTCGCCGCGCGGCTGGCCTACGAGCAGCACAAGGTCGACGACCGCCGCCTGCGCCTGGTGCGCCGGGGCATCGACACCGAGACCTTCGACCCCTCGCATGTGACGGCGCCGCGCATGATCCGCCTGGCGCGGCTCTGGGGCCTGCCGGACGACCTGCCGGTGCTGATGCTGCCGGGCCGGCTCATGCCGCATAACGGCCATGCGCTCCTGATCGACGCGCTGGCCCGGATCAAGAACCGCGCCTTCCACTGCCTCGTGGTCGGGGCCGAGGGCGACGATCCGGGCTATAGCGGCGAGATCGAGGAGCGGGCGCGGGCCGCCGGCCTCAATGGCCGCTTCCATATCGTGCCGGAATGCCGCGACATGGCCGCCGCCTACATGCTGGCCGACGTGGTCTTGAGCGCCGCCCCGGCGCCCGAGGCCTTCAGCCTGGTTCTCGCCGAGGCCCAGGCCATGGGCCGCCCGGTGGTCTCGATCGACCGCGGCAGCGCCCGCGAGCAGGTGGCCGGCAACGAGATGGCCTGGCTGGTGCCGCCCGAGGATCCGGCGGCGCTGGCCTCCGCCATCGGCCGGGCGCTCGATCTCGACCCCGACCTCAGGGCTCGCCTCGCGGCCGAAACCGCCCAGCGCGCCCAGGCCCGCTACGCCCGAACTACCATGTGTGCCGGGACCTTGGCCGTCTATCGCGAGCTGATGGAACGGCCGAGCCCGCACCCGGCGCCCGCCTTGACAGAGGCCTCGATCCCCTCTTAA
- a CDS encoding tetratricopeptide repeat protein — MTPLGRNKATARRGAAVLALALLLLGGAPFPASAQQGQIQSFPEQNLEEAKQYAACMVLTKDHPQDAYDSAGAWLAKNGGPPAQHCQAVALVGLGRYTEAAQMLQTVAGELAKTDSSRTLAAQLYDQAGQVWLLEGDAAQAVAASNAALGIAPNDVEMVIDRAVALGAAERWWDALDDLNHANELAPKRADILVLRASAYRYVNSTELALADVNQALTLDPKNAEGYLERGILKDAAGDKNGARTDWVQAAQLAPNTPTAEAAQGRIEKLDLKTE, encoded by the coding sequence ATGACGCCACTCGGACGGAACAAGGCGACGGCCCGGCGCGGTGCGGCGGTGCTGGCGCTCGCGCTGCTGCTCCTCGGCGGTGCGCCGTTCCCGGCCTCGGCCCAGCAAGGGCAGATCCAGAGCTTCCCGGAGCAGAATCTCGAGGAAGCCAAGCAGTATGCCGCCTGCATGGTGCTGACCAAGGACCATCCGCAGGACGCCTATGACAGCGCCGGCGCCTGGCTCGCGAAGAATGGCGGGCCGCCGGCGCAGCATTGCCAGGCGGTGGCGCTGGTGGGCCTCGGCCGCTACACGGAGGCGGCGCAGATGCTGCAGACCGTGGCGGGCGAGCTCGCCAAGACCGACAGCTCGCGCACGCTCGCGGCCCAGCTCTACGACCAGGCGGGTCAGGTCTGGCTGCTCGAGGGCGATGCCGCGCAGGCCGTGGCCGCCTCGAACGCGGCGCTCGGGATCGCGCCCAACGATGTCGAGATGGTGATCGACCGCGCGGTGGCGCTGGGTGCGGCCGAACGCTGGTGGGATGCGCTCGACGATCTCAACCATGCGAACGAGCTGGCGCCCAAGCGCGCCGACATCCTGGTGCTGCGCGCCAGCGCCTATCGCTATGTGAACAGCACCGAGCTGGCGCTCGCCGACGTGAACCAGGCGCTGACGCTCGATCCCAAGAATGCCGAGGGCTATCTCGAGCGTGGCATCCTCAAGGACGCTGCCGGCGACAAGAACGGCGCCCGCACCGACTGGGTCCAGGCCGCCCAGCTCGCCCCCAACACCCCCACCGCCGAAGCGGCGCAGGGACGGATCGAGAAGCTGGATCTGAAGACGGAGTGA
- a CDS encoding anti-sigma factor — protein sequence MTEPNPELLDQLAAEYALGTLRGPARRRFERLIEGDPALARRVEDWAQRLDPLAEGAPAIEPPARSWAEIERRIGAAPPRARRGLLALLFGRPTGPVPSLATAGLWYCLGFWRRAGLAGAAIALLLFVYLFVAPPPTPTHMALLADAASKPVAMVSLDLKHDRLTLDASRLPVAEAGKSLELWILPPQGNPRSLGVLPAGPLSLPLDRAAAADLAHGGLAVSLEPAGGSPTGLPTGPVLYSGAVLPAS from the coding sequence ATGACCGAGCCGAATCCCGAACTGCTGGACCAGCTCGCGGCCGAATATGCGCTGGGCACGCTCAGGGGCCCCGCGCGCCGGCGCTTCGAGCGGCTGATCGAGGGCGATCCGGCCCTCGCGCGGCGCGTCGAGGATTGGGCGCAGCGGCTGGACCCGCTGGCCGAGGGCGCGCCCGCGATCGAGCCGCCGGCGCGGAGCTGGGCCGAGATCGAGCGCCGGATCGGAGCGGCGCCCCCGCGCGCCCGGCGCGGCCTCCTCGCGCTGCTGTTCGGCCGGCCGACCGGGCCCGTGCCGAGCCTCGCCACCGCGGGCCTCTGGTACTGCCTCGGCTTCTGGCGGCGTGCGGGCCTCGCGGGTGCGGCCATCGCGCTGCTGCTCTTCGTCTATCTCTTCGTGGCGCCGCCGCCCACGCCCACCCATATGGCGCTGCTCGCGGACGCGGCCAGCAAGCCGGTGGCGATGGTGAGCCTCGATCTCAAGCATGACCGCCTCACCCTCGATGCCAGCCGCCTGCCGGTGGCCGAGGCCGGCAAATCGCTCGAGCTCTGGATCCTGCCGCCGCAGGGCAATCCCCGCTCGCTGGGCGTCCTTCCGGCCGGCCCGCTCTCCCTGCCGCTCGACCGCGCGGCCGCGGCCGATCTCGCCCACGGCGGGCTCGCCGTCAGCCTCGAGCCCGCCGGCGGCTCGCCCACGGGCCTGCCCACCGGCCCGGTGCTCTATTCCGGCGCGGTGCTGCCGGCGTCGTGA
- a CDS encoding SDR family oxidoreductase: protein MASATKLDASGEHGPEESGTAPRLFVFGLGFSALALAERLKPKGWQIAGTCREAEKAQALQARGFTVHRFDRDHPLPDPRAVLAGTTHLLSSVPPDGGMPSGDPVLDRHGADIAVLAPGLAWAGYLSTTGVYGDRQGGWVDEASALTPSGERGRRRLQAEQAWLALWERHQVPVHLFRLAGIYGPGRSALDSVRAGTAKRVVKPGQVFSRIHVADIATVLEASIMRPHPGAAYNLCDDDPAPPAEVIEHACRLLGVEPPPALPFDEASLSPMARSFYEDNKRVRNERIKRELGVTLAYPSYRDGLKALLAEGK from the coding sequence ATGGCAAGTGCGACGAAATTGGATGCATCCGGCGAACATGGACCGGAAGAAAGCGGCACGGCGCCGCGCCTGTTCGTCTTCGGTCTCGGCTTCAGCGCGCTGGCGCTGGCCGAGCGGCTGAAGCCCAAGGGCTGGCAGATCGCGGGTACCTGCCGCGAGGCGGAGAAGGCCCAAGCGCTGCAAGCGCGGGGCTTCACGGTGCATCGCTTCGATCGCGACCATCCGCTGCCCGATCCGCGCGCCGTCCTGGCGGGCACGACGCATCTCCTTTCCAGCGTGCCGCCCGATGGCGGGATGCCGAGCGGCGACCCGGTGCTCGATCGTCACGGCGCCGATATCGCGGTCCTGGCGCCGGGCCTCGCCTGGGCGGGCTATCTCTCGACCACCGGCGTTTATGGCGACCGCCAGGGCGGCTGGGTCGACGAGGCGAGCGCGCTGACGCCTTCGGGCGAGCGCGGCCGGCGACGGCTCCAGGCGGAGCAAGCCTGGCTCGCGCTCTGGGAACGCCACCAGGTCCCGGTGCATCTCTTCCGTCTCGCCGGCATCTATGGGCCGGGGCGCAGCGCGCTCGACAGCGTGCGCGCCGGCACGGCCAAGCGCGTCGTCAAGCCGGGCCAGGTCTTCAGCCGCATCCATGTCGCGGATATCGCGACCGTGCTCGAGGCCTCGATCATGCGGCCGCATCCGGGCGCGGCCTACAATCTCTGCGACGACGACCCCGCACCGCCGGCCGAGGTGATCGAGCATGCCTGCCGTCTCCTGGGCGTCGAGCCGCCGCCGGCGCTGCCCTTCGACGAGGCCTCGCTCTCGCCGATGGCGCGCAGCTTCTATGAGGACAACAAGCGGGTGCGCAACGAGCGCATCAAGCGCGAGCTCGGCGTGACGCTCGCCTATCCCAGCTATCGCGACGGCCTCAAGGCGCTGCTCGCGGAGGGGAAGTGA
- a CDS encoding glutathione S-transferase family protein yields MLLLIHFPLDPASRKVRILLKEKGMAFELREERAWERHEEFLALSPGGDLPVLIEADGKPIADAGAIVEYLEETGPAPSLYGTEPRARAEVRRLAAWFDRKFQREVTANLLDEKIGRRIMGKGTPDSSAIRAGILNLKTHLDYIGWLADRRTWLAGDSFSMADISAAAQLSCIDYLGDVPWDDHQGARDWYQRVKSRPSLRPLLGDRIPGAPPPTHYADLDF; encoded by the coding sequence ATGCTTCTGCTCATCCATTTCCCGCTCGATCCCGCCTCGCGCAAGGTCCGCATCCTGTTGAAGGAGAAGGGCATGGCGTTCGAGCTGCGCGAGGAGCGCGCCTGGGAGCGGCACGAGGAATTCCTCGCCCTGAGCCCCGGCGGCGATCTGCCGGTGCTGATCGAGGCCGACGGCAAGCCGATCGCCGATGCGGGCGCCATCGTGGAATATCTGGAGGAGACGGGGCCGGCCCCCTCGCTCTACGGCACCGAGCCGCGGGCGCGGGCCGAGGTGCGGCGGCTCGCCGCCTGGTTCGACCGCAAGTTCCAGCGCGAGGTCACGGCCAACCTGCTCGACGAGAAGATCGGGCGGCGCATCATGGGCAAGGGCACGCCGGATTCGAGCGCCATCCGCGCCGGCATCCTCAATCTCAAGACCCATCTCGATTATATCGGCTGGCTCGCCGATCGCCGCACCTGGCTCGCGGGCGATAGCTTCTCGATGGCCGATATCTCGGCCGCGGCGCAGCTCTCCTGCATCGACTATCTGGGCGACGTGCCCTGGGACGATCACCAGGGTGCCCGCGACTGGTACCAGCGCGTGAAGTCGCGCCCCAGCCTGCGCCCGCTGCTCGGCGACCGCATCCCCGGCGCACCGCCGCCGACGCATTACGCGGACCTGGATTTTTGA
- a CDS encoding alpha/beta fold hydrolase gives MSDTPRDSSPRHLSLAREDGTTTAYRRFQGVDGRNLPSVVFLSGFASDMSGNKAVFLESHCRNRGQAFLCFDYFGHGASSGQFSDGTIGRWREDALAVIDRLTEGPLILVGSSMGGWIMLLAALARPARVAGLVGIAAAPDFTEELMWSRMTAPIKEQLLRDGEWHEPSRYGPDLPITLKLIEEGRHHLLLGQPIAVNCPVRLLQGMEDPDVPWRWAVRTAERLSGGDVTVTLVKDGDHRLSRPQDLARLAATVDALSDEIAAKNF, from the coding sequence ATGTCCGACACGCCACGCGATTCGTCCCCCCGCCATCTGAGTCTAGCACGCGAAGACGGGACGACAACGGCCTACCGTCGATTCCAGGGCGTTGACGGTCGAAATTTGCCAAGTGTGGTTTTTTTGAGCGGGTTCGCGTCCGACATGTCGGGAAACAAGGCGGTTTTCCTCGAATCGCACTGCCGGAACCGGGGACAAGCTTTTCTTTGTTTCGATTATTTCGGCCATGGCGCCTCGTCCGGACAATTTTCCGACGGCACCATCGGGCGCTGGCGCGAGGACGCGCTCGCCGTCATCGACCGCCTGACCGAAGGCCCGCTGATCCTGGTGGGCTCCAGCATGGGCGGCTGGATCATGCTGCTGGCGGCGCTGGCGCGGCCGGCCCGCGTGGCCGGGCTCGTCGGAATCGCCGCCGCCCCGGATTTCACCGAGGAGCTGATGTGGAGCCGGATGACCGCGCCCATCAAGGAGCAGCTGCTGCGCGATGGCGAATGGCATGAGCCCTCGCGTTATGGCCCTGATCTGCCGATTACACTCAAGCTGATCGAGGAAGGTCGCCATCATTTGTTATTGGGCCAGCCGATCGCGGTGAATTGCCCGGTGCGGCTGCTGCAAGGCATGGAGGATCCGGACGTGCCCTGGCGCTGGGCGGTGCGTACTGCCGAACGGTTGAGCGGCGGCGACGTTACCGTGACGCTGGTGAAGGATGGCGACCATCGGCTCTCCCGGCCGCAAGACCTGGCGCGGCTGGCCGCGACCGTCGATGCGCTGTCGGACGAGATTGCCGCGAAAAACTTTTAA
- the infC gene encoding translation initiation factor IF-3, which translates to MARPPQESAPSRDGPRINHQINVPQVRLVKEDGTMVGVVSIREALLMAEDAGLDLVEISPNASPPVCKILDFGKFKYELQKKENEARKKQKVIEVKEIKLRPGIDEHDYQVKMRSVHRFLEEGDKVKVTMRFRGREMVHQELGMKVLDRVRAELDALAKVEQMPRLEGRQMIMVMAPK; encoded by the coding sequence ATAGCCAGACCACCGCAGGAATCCGCGCCGTCACGTGACGGTCCGCGGATCAATCACCAGATCAACGTGCCGCAGGTGCGGCTGGTGAAAGAGGATGGAACGATGGTGGGCGTCGTATCGATACGCGAGGCCCTGCTCATGGCGGAAGACGCGGGGCTCGATCTCGTCGAGATCTCGCCCAATGCCAGCCCTCCCGTCTGCAAGATTCTCGATTTCGGCAAGTTCAAATACGAGCTGCAGAAGAAAGAGAACGAGGCGCGCAAGAAGCAGAAGGTCATCGAGGTCAAGGAGATCAAGCTGCGCCCCGGCATCGACGAGCACGACTACCAGGTGAAGATGCGCTCGGTGCATCGCTTCCTCGAGGAAGGCGACAAGGTCAAGGTGACCATGCGCTTCCGCGGCCGCGAGATGGTGCATCAGGAGCTGGGCATGAAGGTGCTCGACCGGGTGCGTGCCGAGCTCGATGCGCTCGCCAAGGTCGAGCAGATGCCGCGCCTCGAAGGCCGGCAGATGATCATGGTCATGGCGCCCAAGTAA
- the thrS gene encoding threonine--tRNA ligase yields MIHITLPDGSRRSYDQPVSGDEIAASIGKGLARDALAVKIDGELKDLATVIDRDAKIEIVTRKHPDALELLRHDAAHVLAEAVQELYPGTQITFGPAIENGFYYDFVRDEPFTPEDFLKIEQRMREIVDRDEKITREIWSRDEAVRWFKDHGEKYKAEWVLEIPKDEEISIYRQGSWLDMCTGPHLPSTAKLGKAFKLMKVSGAYWRGDANNQQLQRVYGTAWADEKQLQQYLTMLEEAEKRDHRRLGKEMNLFHQQEEAAGMVFWHPKGWTLYRTVENYLRGRLDQSGYVEVKTPQLVDRKLWEASGHWEKFRENMYLAENEAGLKEYVADPSQRIFALKPMNCPCHVQIFNQGLKSYRDLPLRLAEFGSCHRFEPGGALHGIMRVRNFTQDDAHIFCTEDQITAESVDFCRLLLEVYGDFGFTDVAVRFADRPLKRAGTDAIWDKAEAALKYAVERAQLPYTMAPGEGAFYGPKLEFHLKDTIGRSWQCGTLQVDFVLPERLDANYIAEDGQKHRPVMLHRAIFGSMERFLGILIENHAGKLPLWLAPLQVVVATITDDSRSYAEEVAGALRAAGLRVETDARNEKINYKVREHSLAKVPVLAVVGKREAEKREVALRRLGGNEQEVLALDEALNRLKAEARSPAGKSGAALAAGAF; encoded by the coding sequence ATGATTCACATCACGCTACCCGACGGCAGCCGCCGGTCCTACGACCAGCCGGTTTCCGGTGACGAGATTGCCGCCTCGATCGGCAAGGGCCTGGCGCGCGACGCGCTGGCCGTGAAGATCGACGGCGAGCTCAAGGATCTGGCGACGGTCATCGACCGCGACGCGAAGATCGAGATCGTCACCCGCAAGCATCCCGACGCGCTCGAGCTTCTGCGCCACGACGCGGCCCATGTGCTGGCCGAGGCGGTGCAGGAGCTCTATCCCGGCACCCAGATCACCTTCGGGCCGGCGATCGAGAACGGCTTCTACTACGATTTCGTGCGCGACGAGCCCTTCACGCCCGAGGATTTCCTCAAGATCGAGCAGCGCATGCGCGAGATCGTCGATCGCGACGAGAAGATCACGCGCGAGATCTGGAGCCGCGACGAGGCCGTGCGCTGGTTCAAGGATCACGGCGAGAAATACAAGGCTGAATGGGTGCTCGAGATCCCGAAGGACGAGGAGATCTCGATCTACCGTCAGGGCAGCTGGCTCGACATGTGCACGGGCCCGCATCTGCCCTCGACGGCCAAGCTGGGCAAGGCCTTCAAGCTGATGAAGGTGTCGGGCGCCTATTGGCGCGGCGACGCCAACAACCAGCAGCTCCAGCGCGTCTATGGCACGGCCTGGGCGGACGAGAAGCAGCTCCAGCAATATCTGACGATGCTGGAGGAGGCGGAGAAGCGCGACCATCGCCGCCTCGGCAAGGAGATGAACCTCTTCCACCAGCAGGAAGAGGCGGCCGGCATGGTGTTCTGGCATCCCAAGGGCTGGACGCTCTACCGCACGGTCGAGAACTATCTGCGCGGCCGGCTCGACCAGTCGGGCTATGTCGAGGTCAAGACGCCCCAGCTCGTCGACCGCAAGCTCTGGGAGGCCTCGGGCCACTGGGAAAAATTCCGCGAGAACATGTATCTCGCCGAGAACGAGGCGGGCCTGAAGGAATATGTTGCCGATCCCAGCCAGCGCATCTTCGCGCTCAAGCCGATGAACTGCCCCTGCCACGTGCAGATCTTCAACCAGGGGCTCAAGAGCTACCGCGACCTGCCGCTGAGGCTGGCCGAGTTCGGCTCCTGCCACCGCTTCGAGCCGGGCGGCGCGCTGCACGGCATCATGCGCGTGCGCAACTTCACGCAGGACGACGCGCATATCTTCTGCACCGAGGACCAGATCACGGCCGAAAGCGTCGATTTCTGCCGGCTGCTGCTCGAGGTCTATGGCGATTTCGGCTTCACCGACGTGGCCGTGCGCTTCGCCGACCGGCCCTTGAAGCGGGCCGGCACCGATGCCATCTGGGACAAGGCCGAAGCCGCGCTCAAATACGCGGTCGAGCGGGCCCAGCTTCCCTACACGATGGCACCGGGCGAGGGCGCCTTCTACGGTCCCAAGCTCGAGTTCCACCTCAAGGACACAATCGGCCGGTCCTGGCAATGCGGGACGCTGCAGGTGGATTTCGTGCTGCCGGAGCGGCTCGACGCCAACTACATCGCCGAGGACGGGCAGAAGCACCGCCCCGTGATGCTGCACCGGGCCATCTTCGGCTCGATGGAGCGCTTCCTCGGCATCCTGATCGAGAACCATGCCGGCAAGCTGCCGCTCTGGCTCGCCCCGCTACAGGTTGTGGTCGCCACCATCACGGACGACAGCCGGTCCTATGCGGAAGAGGTCGCGGGCGCCCTGCGGGCCGCGGGCTTGCGGGTCGAGACCGACGCCCGCAACGAGAAGATCAACTACAAGGTCCGCGAGCACAGCCTGGCCAAGGTGCCGGTCCTGGCCGTGGTCGGCAAGCGCGAGGCCGAGAAGCGCGAGGTCGCCCTCAGGCGCCTGGGCGGGAATGAGCAGGAAGTCCTTGCGCTCGATGAGGCGCTCAATAGACTAAAGGCAGAAGCGCGTTCGCCCGCGGGGAAGTCGGGCGCGGCGCTTGCGGCGGGCGCGTTCTAG
- a CDS encoding RNA polymerase sigma factor encodes MSDATLLAAFLAAVARGDRTALERLYRATAPQLFGLALGIVRRRDLAEEALQETFMAVWRHAGRFDADRGTALGWMARILRNECFDLMAKRGRDAPLDPEMAEALPDPAAGPEALAQGGEEALRLKRCLDQLEAQPRASLLLAYYQGLTFHQVAARLGVPLGTVKSWIRRSLVRLKGCLDT; translated from the coding sequence ATGAGCGACGCCACCCTTCTCGCCGCGTTCCTCGCTGCGGTCGCCCGGGGCGACCGCACCGCGCTCGAGCGACTCTATCGCGCGACGGCCCCGCAACTATTCGGGCTCGCCCTCGGTATAGTCAGACGCCGGGATCTCGCGGAGGAGGCCCTGCAGGAGACCTTCATGGCGGTATGGCGGCATGCGGGCCGGTTCGACGCGGACCGCGGAACGGCGCTCGGCTGGATGGCGCGCATCCTGCGCAACGAATGCTTCGATCTCATGGCCAAACGCGGCCGCGACGCCCCGCTCGATCCCGAGATGGCCGAGGCCCTGCCCGATCCCGCCGCAGGTCCCGAGGCCCTGGCGCAGGGCGGCGAGGAGGCCCTCCGGCTCAAGCGCTGCCTCGATCAGCTCGAGGCGCAGCCGCGGGCGAGCCTGCTCCTCGCCTATTACCAGGGCCTGACCTTCCATCAGGTGGCGGCGCGGCTGGGGGTGCCGCTCGGCACGGTGAAGAGCTGGATCCGCCGCAGCCTGGTGCGACTCAAGGGATGCCTCGACACATGA